A portion of the Rhodococcus pseudokoreensis genome contains these proteins:
- a CDS encoding phosphatase PAP2 family protein, with protein MSSASSEIQILQTVQSTIASRPGVVSTARGMSHFGEHALGWVAVAGIGAALDKPRRRQWAGVAVGAVGAHAASIVIKRIVRRPRPNDPSIQVNVSTPSKLSFPSSHATSTTAAAVLLGRLTGLPLPALLVPPMLLSRLVLGVHYPTDVLAGSALGAASAVAVLKAEQKFGEK; from the coding sequence GTGTCTTCGGCATCCAGTGAGATCCAGATCCTGCAGACCGTCCAGTCGACGATCGCGAGCCGTCCCGGCGTCGTCTCGACCGCACGGGGCATGTCCCACTTCGGTGAGCACGCCCTCGGATGGGTGGCCGTCGCCGGCATCGGCGCGGCACTCGACAAGCCCCGCCGCCGGCAGTGGGCGGGCGTCGCCGTGGGTGCCGTCGGCGCCCACGCGGCCTCGATCGTGATCAAACGCATCGTCCGCCGCCCGCGGCCGAACGACCCGTCGATCCAGGTCAACGTGTCGACGCCCAGCAAATTGAGCTTCCCGTCCTCGCATGCGACATCCACCACAGCGGCTGCCGTGCTGCTCGGCCGACTCACCGGGCTACCCTTGCCTGCGTTGTTGGTACCGCCGATGCTGCTTTCCCGGCTCGTTCTGGGAGTGCACTACCCGACCGATGTGCTCGCCGGATCTGCCCTGGGGGCCGCCTCCGCGGTCGCGGTGCTGAAGGCCGAGCAGAAGTTTGGAGAAAAATGA
- a CDS encoding glycosyltransferase, translated as MSARHLLESEKVTEDAPLLGKSLLQRVILPRAGEPLDVRTLYLEEAKTNSRRAHSLSRTSLSVGAESEASFCTYFNAFPASYWRRWSTLNSVVLRLELSGHCRIDVYRSKADSSRIHVEGREFQDGDAALEFEIELAPFEDGGWIWFDITSDTEVVLESAGWYAPVDAPGAATVAVGIPTFNRPTDCVKALTALASDELVMDVVKAVIIPDQGTRKVKDEPGFTEAAEALGDRLAMHDQANLGGSGGYSRIMYEALKTTDCQHILFMDDDIEIEPDSILRALAMSRFAKSPMLVGGQMLNLQERSHLHSMGEVVDRSIFMWTAAPNVEYDHDFSRYPLSDRENSRLLHRRIDVDYNGWWMCMIPRQAAEELGQPLPLFIKWDDAEYGLRARAAGYPTVTMPGAAIWHMAWSDKDDAIDWQAYFHLRNRLVVASLHMPGNGRGLVINTVKATIKHLLCLEYSTVAIQNQAIADFLQGPEHIFELLPTALGNVHAMRKEYPDAVVVPSSTDLPLPSGAEVGAVGEPRNPLAKIVRLGKGLVHNVRPAHEEHHERPQLNVPTLDARWFLLSQVDGVTVTTADGRGVVYRKRNPKLALALLKEAIRLRRELAQRFPELKREYQDAVPALTSKERWERVFGIQ; from the coding sequence ATGAGCGCCCGGCACCTGCTCGAATCGGAGAAGGTCACCGAGGACGCGCCACTTCTCGGCAAGTCGCTGCTGCAGCGGGTGATCCTGCCGCGCGCCGGTGAACCGCTGGACGTGCGCACCCTCTACCTGGAGGAGGCGAAGACCAACAGCCGCCGCGCGCATTCGCTGTCGCGGACGTCGCTGTCGGTCGGCGCCGAGTCGGAGGCGTCGTTCTGCACCTACTTCAACGCGTTCCCGGCCAGCTACTGGCGCCGGTGGAGCACGCTGAACTCCGTCGTGCTGCGGCTCGAACTGTCGGGGCACTGCCGCATCGACGTGTACCGGTCGAAGGCCGATTCTTCGCGCATCCACGTCGAGGGGCGCGAGTTCCAGGACGGCGACGCCGCCCTCGAGTTCGAGATCGAGTTGGCACCGTTCGAGGACGGTGGCTGGATCTGGTTCGATATCACCAGTGACACCGAGGTCGTGCTGGAGAGCGCAGGCTGGTACGCGCCGGTCGACGCCCCCGGTGCGGCCACCGTCGCCGTCGGCATCCCCACGTTCAACCGGCCCACCGACTGCGTCAAGGCGCTGACGGCGCTGGCGTCCGACGAACTCGTCATGGACGTGGTCAAGGCCGTCATCATCCCGGACCAGGGCACCCGCAAGGTCAAGGACGAGCCCGGCTTCACGGAGGCCGCGGAGGCACTCGGCGACCGGCTGGCCATGCACGACCAGGCGAACCTCGGCGGGTCCGGCGGCTACAGCCGGATCATGTACGAGGCGCTGAAGACCACCGACTGCCAGCACATCCTGTTCATGGACGACGACATCGAGATCGAGCCCGACTCGATCCTCCGCGCGCTGGCCATGTCCCGGTTCGCGAAGTCGCCGATGCTCGTCGGCGGGCAGATGCTCAACCTCCAGGAGCGCAGCCACCTGCACTCGATGGGCGAGGTCGTCGACCGCAGCATCTTCATGTGGACGGCCGCCCCGAACGTCGAGTACGACCACGACTTCTCCCGCTACCCGCTGAGCGACCGCGAGAACTCCCGCCTGCTGCACCGCCGCATCGACGTCGACTACAACGGCTGGTGGATGTGCATGATCCCGCGGCAGGCCGCCGAGGAACTCGGTCAGCCGCTGCCGCTGTTCATCAAATGGGACGACGCCGAATACGGTCTGCGCGCCCGCGCCGCCGGCTACCCGACCGTCACCATGCCCGGTGCCGCGATCTGGCACATGGCGTGGAGTGACAAGGACGACGCCATCGACTGGCAGGCGTACTTCCACCTGCGGAACCGTCTCGTCGTCGCGTCGCTGCACATGCCCGGCAACGGCCGCGGCCTCGTGATCAACACGGTCAAGGCCACGATCAAGCACCTGCTGTGCCTCGAATACTCGACGGTCGCGATCCAGAACCAGGCGATCGCCGACTTCCTGCAGGGCCCCGAGCACATCTTCGAACTGCTCCCCACCGCGCTCGGCAACGTCCACGCGATGCGCAAGGAGTACCCGGACGCCGTGGTCGTGCCGTCGTCGACGGACCTGCCGCTGCCCTCGGGCGCCGAGGTCGGCGCCGTCGGTGAGCCCCGCAACCCGCTCGCGAAGATCGTGCGACTCGGCAAGGGACTCGTCCACAACGTCAGGCCGGCCCACGAGGAACACCACGAGCGTCCGCAGCTCAACGTGCCCACCCTCGACGCGCGGTGGTTCCTGTTGTCCCAGGTGGACGGTGTCACCGTCACCACCGCGGACGGCCGTGGAGTCGTCTACCGCAAGCGCAACCCCAAGCTCGCGCTCGCGCTGCTGAAGGAAGCGATCCGGCTGCGCCGCGAACTGGCCCAGCGATTCCCCGAACTCAAGCGCGAGTACCAGGACGCCGTTCCTGCCCTGACCAGCAAGGAGAGGTGGGAACGTGTCTTCGGCATCCAGTGA
- a CDS encoding decaprenyl-phosphate phosphoribosyltransferase translates to MSEEPAVVTGPPTSLAAGIVKAVRPRQWVKNVLVLAAPVAAGTATESAVLLPVALAFVVFCMAASGIYLVNDAMDVEADRAHPTKRFRPIAAGVLPVNLAFAMAVVLLGGSIALSFLANWQLAVVMAVYIGIQLAYCFGLKHQAVLDICIVSSGFLLRAIAGGVAAEIALSQWFLLVMAFGSLFMAAGKRYAELQLAERTGAKIRKSLENYTTTYLRFVWTLSATAVVLCYGLWAFQQDDLKGTNWYAISMVPFTIAILRYAVDVDGGEAGEPEEIALGDRVLQLLAIAWIGVVGVAVYLV, encoded by the coding sequence ATGAGCGAGGAACCGGCTGTCGTCACCGGACCCCCGACATCCCTGGCGGCTGGCATCGTCAAGGCCGTCCGCCCGCGTCAGTGGGTCAAGAACGTCCTGGTCCTCGCAGCTCCCGTCGCCGCGGGCACGGCGACGGAATCCGCCGTCCTGCTTCCCGTCGCACTCGCCTTCGTGGTGTTCTGCATGGCAGCGTCCGGCATCTACCTCGTCAACGACGCGATGGACGTCGAAGCGGACCGTGCGCACCCCACCAAGCGATTCCGCCCCATCGCGGCCGGTGTGCTGCCCGTCAACCTGGCGTTCGCGATGGCCGTCGTGCTGCTCGGCGGCTCGATCGCCCTGTCGTTCCTCGCGAACTGGCAGCTCGCGGTCGTGATGGCCGTCTACATCGGCATCCAGCTGGCGTACTGCTTCGGCCTCAAACATCAGGCCGTCCTCGACATCTGCATCGTCTCGTCCGGGTTCCTGCTGCGCGCCATCGCCGGCGGTGTGGCCGCCGAGATCGCGCTGTCGCAGTGGTTCCTGCTGGTCATGGCATTCGGTTCGCTGTTCATGGCGGCCGGTAAGCGGTACGCCGAACTGCAGCTCGCCGAGCGCACCGGCGCGAAGATCCGCAAGTCCCTCGAGAACTACACCACCACGTACCTGCGGTTCGTTTGGACGCTGAGCGCTACCGCGGTCGTGCTCTGCTACGGGCTGTGGGCGTTCCAGCAGGACGACCTGAAGGGCACCAACTGGTACGCCATCTCCATGGTGCCGTTCACGATCGCGATCCTGCGCTACGCCGTGGACGTCGACGGCGGTGAGGCGGGGGAGCCCGAGGAGATCGCGCTGGGCGACCGTGTGCTCCAACTTCTCGCGATTGCCTGGATCGGAGTGGTGGGTGTCGCTGTCTACCTCGTCTGA
- a CDS encoding alpha/beta hydrolase: protein MRFARPRLSQRLKQRAMAIGAVALVLPVGAGIAGGAVAAAAPTHAGPAKTAPAGGYEELWVPSSMGPIKVQVQWAARGGSSALYLLDGLRARNDRNAWSFETNAFDQYRNDNVTLVMPVGGESSFYSDWYSASNFNGQPVTYKWETFLTQELPDFLANYGVSRTNNAVLGLSMGGSAALTLAAYHRDQFKFAGSLSGYLNISAPGMREAIRVAMLDAGRFNVDSMWGPPWNPAWLRNDPFVFAPRLQGLSMFISAASGLPGEFDHPRAPIDYYNTANGMGLEALALANTRAFQVRLASLGVPATFDFPANGTHSWPYWGSELWKARGQILDTLGAW, encoded by the coding sequence ATGCGTTTTGCCAGACCGAGGTTGTCTCAGCGCCTCAAGCAGCGTGCGATGGCCATCGGTGCCGTCGCACTGGTACTGCCTGTAGGCGCAGGAATCGCTGGTGGAGCCGTTGCTGCAGCAGCACCGACGCACGCGGGGCCCGCCAAGACCGCGCCGGCCGGTGGCTACGAGGAACTGTGGGTTCCCTCTTCCATGGGACCGATCAAGGTCCAGGTCCAGTGGGCGGCCCGCGGCGGTAGCTCCGCGCTGTACCTGCTCGACGGACTGCGCGCCCGCAACGACCGCAACGCATGGAGTTTCGAGACCAACGCGTTCGACCAGTACCGCAACGACAACGTGACGCTCGTCATGCCTGTCGGCGGCGAGTCCAGCTTCTACTCGGACTGGTACTCGGCGAGCAACTTCAACGGTCAGCCCGTCACCTACAAGTGGGAGACGTTCCTGACCCAGGAACTGCCCGACTTCCTCGCCAATTACGGTGTCTCGCGCACCAACAACGCCGTCCTCGGCCTGTCGATGGGTGGCAGCGCCGCTCTGACGCTCGCCGCGTACCACCGCGACCAGTTCAAGTTCGCCGGTTCGCTGTCCGGCTACCTGAACATCTCGGCTCCCGGCATGCGTGAGGCGATCCGCGTCGCGATGCTCGACGCCGGCCGCTTCAACGTCGACTCGATGTGGGGCCCGCCGTGGAACCCGGCGTGGCTGCGCAACGACCCGTTCGTGTTCGCCCCACGGCTGCAGGGCCTGTCGATGTTCATCTCGGCTGCCAGCGGTCTGCCCGGTGAATTCGACCACCCGCGTGCGCCGATCGACTACTACAACACCGCGAACGGCATGGGCCTCGAGGCCCTCGCCCTGGCCAACACCCGCGCCTTCCAGGTGCGCCTGGCCAGCCTCGGTGTGCCGGCCACGTTCGACTTCCCCGCCAACGGCACGCACTCGTGGCCGTACTGGGGTTCGGAGCTGTGGAAGGCTCGCGGCCAGATCCTGGACACGCTCGGCGCCTGGTGA
- a CDS encoding alpha/beta hydrolase — MRVGGSTRTSGWARRTAAAIALAVALPLGVTMVGGGATASAAFDPAAQDFWVDSSMGPIKSRIWRAADGNTNRVVYLLDGLRAQDDLSGWEVNTDAGPFLASQNINVVQPVGGQSSFYSDWLSNSNLNGQKTPYKWETFLTEELRDALANRLGFQSTRNGVIGLSMGGSAALTLAAYHPEQFNYAGSLSGYLNISAPGMREAIRIAMLDAGRYNVDAMWGPPWNPAWLRNDPFVFANKLRDNNTRLWVSAANGIPAPGGAAPTGPMDVFNATTGASLEALSLANTRAFQVKMATLGAQNVTYSFPPRGIHTWRYWQQQIHDLAGDLGNTIG, encoded by the coding sequence ATGCGAGTTGGGGGTTCGACGAGAACAAGCGGATGGGCCAGGCGTACCGCCGCCGCAATTGCTCTGGCGGTCGCACTGCCACTGGGCGTGACCATGGTGGGCGGCGGCGCAACCGCATCCGCAGCCTTCGACCCCGCAGCGCAGGACTTCTGGGTCGACTCCTCCATGGGTCCGATCAAGAGCCGCATCTGGCGGGCCGCTGACGGCAACACCAACCGTGTCGTCTACCTGCTCGACGGTCTGCGCGCGCAGGACGACCTGAGCGGCTGGGAAGTCAACACCGACGCGGGCCCGTTCCTCGCCTCGCAGAACATCAACGTCGTCCAGCCGGTCGGCGGGCAGTCCAGCTTCTACTCCGACTGGTTGTCGAACTCGAACCTCAACGGGCAGAAGACCCCGTACAAGTGGGAGACGTTCCTCACCGAGGAACTGCGCGACGCACTGGCGAACCGCCTCGGCTTCCAGTCCACCCGCAACGGCGTCATCGGCCTGTCGATGGGTGGCAGCGCCGCCCTGACGCTCGCCGCATACCACCCGGAGCAGTTCAACTACGCGGGCTCGCTGTCCGGGTACCTGAACATCTCGGCTCCCGGCATGCGTGAGGCGATCCGTATCGCGATGCTCGACGCCGGCCGCTACAACGTCGACGCCATGTGGGGCCCGCCGTGGAACCCGGCGTGGCTGCGCAACGACCCGTTCGTCTTCGCGAACAAGCTTCGCGACAACAACACCCGCCTGTGGGTGTCGGCCGCCAACGGCATCCCCGCCCCCGGCGGAGCCGCACCGACCGGACCCATGGACGTGTTCAACGCGACCACCGGTGCGAGCCTCGAGGCGCTGTCGCTGGCGAACACCCGTGCCTTCCAGGTCAAGATGGCGACCCTCGGCGCGCAGAACGTCACCTACAGCTTCCCGCCGCGCGGCATCCACACGTGGCGCTACTGGCAGCAGCAGATCCACGATCTGGCAGGCGACCTCGGCAACACGATCGGGTAG
- a CDS encoding glycosyltransferase → MRIVQLANFYGPRSGGLRTALHNWGQGYVERGHEVILVVPGQRDCEELLPSGVLRITRSAPTIPWTGGYRVVDPRRVAEVVTGLGPDVLEVSDRLTLRGFGGWARARGVRSVVVSHERLDRLLGQFAPRRVARGWADVANRRMAGNYDAVVCTTDFASEEFTRIGAPNLHRVPLGVDLAMFHPGKHDQVMRDSFADPAQRFLLHCGRLSVEKQVERSIDAVRLLRRQGHDARLVIAGDGPRRDALQYRARGLPVHFTGFISDKGRLASLFASADVSLAPGPHETFCLSALESLAAGTPVVASQSSALAEIITPGCGALARDRGPAFAEAVSGILEIPSRTRRASARRRAEDFGWAESVDGMLAVLEGSAPLSSV, encoded by the coding sequence GTGCGCATCGTCCAGCTGGCGAACTTCTACGGACCGCGGTCGGGTGGGCTCCGCACCGCCCTCCACAACTGGGGTCAGGGGTACGTCGAACGCGGACACGAGGTTATCCTCGTCGTCCCAGGTCAGCGGGACTGCGAGGAGCTGCTGCCGAGCGGGGTCCTGCGGATCACCCGGTCCGCCCCGACCATCCCGTGGACCGGGGGTTATCGCGTCGTCGATCCGCGCCGGGTGGCCGAAGTCGTCACCGGTCTCGGACCGGACGTCCTGGAGGTGTCCGACCGGCTGACGCTGCGCGGTTTCGGGGGCTGGGCCCGCGCCCGCGGAGTACGCAGTGTCGTCGTGTCACACGAGCGCCTCGACCGGCTGCTCGGCCAGTTCGCTCCCCGGCGCGTGGCCCGCGGCTGGGCCGACGTCGCGAACCGCCGGATGGCGGGCAACTACGACGCCGTCGTCTGCACGACGGACTTCGCGAGCGAGGAGTTCACCCGGATCGGGGCCCCCAACCTGCACCGGGTCCCGCTCGGCGTCGACCTCGCGATGTTCCACCCCGGCAAACACGACCAGGTGATGCGCGACTCCTTCGCCGATCCGGCACAGCGTTTCCTCCTGCACTGCGGCCGGTTGTCGGTGGAGAAGCAGGTGGAGCGCAGCATCGACGCCGTCCGGCTGTTGCGCCGGCAGGGGCATGACGCCCGGCTAGTCATCGCCGGCGACGGCCCCCGGCGCGACGCGCTGCAGTACCGAGCCCGGGGGCTCCCCGTGCACTTCACCGGGTTCATCAGCGACAAGGGCCGCCTGGCGTCGTTGTTCGCCTCGGCGGACGTGTCGCTGGCGCCCGGACCGCACGAGACGTTCTGCCTGTCGGCGCTCGAGTCGCTGGCAGCGGGCACCCCGGTGGTCGCGTCACAGTCGTCGGCTCTCGCCGAGATCATCACACCCGGGTGCGGCGCCCTGGCCCGGGACCGGGGTCCGGCGTTCGCCGAAGCGGTGAGCGGCATCCTCGAGATCCCCTCGCGCACCCGCCGGGCGTCGGCCCGGCGGCGGGCCGAGGACTTCGGCTGGGCCGAGTCCGTCGACGGGATGCTCGCCGTGCTCGAGGGGTCCGCTCCCCTGTCTTCCGTTTAA
- the zomB gene encoding flagellar motor control protein ZomB gives MVGDAEESGAAAERTTERHRKAILSRVVFLGGVAISALLMFWGAWERRWIADDGLIVLRTVRNLLAGNGPVFNSGERVEANTSTAWTYIVYAFSWLSQARLEYVVLTIALILSTAAIVLAMFGTARLYRGGSFAGGGTLLLMPAGVLVYIAVPPARDFATSGLESCLVIFWIALLWLLLVRWSQAATPSTTSVLTLAFIAGMGPLVRPELAILGVLSLAMIFLAPGLTWVVRVAMVFVAGIVPVGYQIWRMGYYALPYPNTAVSKDAGGAKWSQGFAYLWNLLGPYLLWLPLVFLFAGAVIAWRGRDKDIEHGVRHTEGSRLTRLRGWLRTQNAVVVFVLASGLILGLYSLRVGGDFMHGRVLLPVLFCFIVPVAVIPVRIPDRASWGRNRESSIFLAMAFLWAGTVVWAFFASNTTGMPEGVVIGRSGIVDERAFYVLNTGHAHPIRADDYLDYPRMRAMVQTIADTPDGGLLIPSADYTYWFVVPPPLPIPEDGAGHTVYFLNLGMTSMNVGLDVRVLDQMGLAYPLAAHTERLDDGRIGHDKALYPDWVVVDTGMIDKHPWMPGFLDEEWVTEARVALTCPETQDLLTSYRSELTWPRFKQNFKDALHFASYRFERVPAYEIQRCNLEPPFPEPAK, from the coding sequence TTGGTAGGCGACGCCGAGGAATCGGGCGCCGCCGCGGAGCGGACCACCGAACGCCACCGGAAGGCCATCCTCTCGAGGGTGGTCTTCCTCGGGGGTGTGGCCATCTCGGCTCTCCTGATGTTCTGGGGTGCCTGGGAACGGCGATGGATTGCCGACGACGGTCTGATCGTGCTGCGCACGGTCCGGAACCTGCTCGCGGGCAACGGTCCGGTCTTCAACTCGGGCGAGCGGGTCGAGGCCAACACCAGCACCGCGTGGACGTACATCGTCTACGCGTTCAGCTGGCTGTCCCAGGCCCGGCTCGAATACGTGGTTCTGACGATCGCGCTGATCCTGTCCACGGCGGCCATCGTGCTCGCCATGTTCGGCACCGCGCGGCTGTACCGCGGTGGATCCTTCGCCGGTGGCGGCACGCTGCTCCTGATGCCCGCCGGTGTGCTCGTCTACATCGCGGTGCCCCCGGCCCGCGACTTCGCGACGTCGGGCCTCGAAAGCTGTCTCGTCATCTTCTGGATCGCGCTGCTGTGGCTGCTGCTGGTCCGGTGGAGCCAGGCGGCCACCCCGTCCACCACCTCGGTGCTGACGCTCGCGTTCATCGCAGGCATGGGCCCGCTGGTGCGCCCCGAACTGGCGATCCTGGGTGTGCTGTCGCTGGCCATGATCTTCCTGGCGCCCGGTCTCACGTGGGTGGTGCGGGTCGCGATGGTGTTCGTCGCCGGCATCGTCCCGGTGGGCTACCAGATCTGGCGCATGGGCTACTACGCCCTCCCTTACCCCAACACCGCGGTGTCGAAGGACGCAGGCGGCGCGAAGTGGTCGCAGGGTTTCGCCTACCTGTGGAACCTGCTCGGCCCGTACCTGCTGTGGCTGCCGCTGGTCTTCCTGTTCGCCGGCGCCGTGATCGCCTGGCGCGGCCGGGACAAGGACATCGAGCATGGTGTTCGTCACACCGAGGGGAGTCGGCTGACGCGCCTGCGCGGATGGCTGCGCACGCAGAATGCCGTCGTCGTCTTCGTCCTCGCGAGCGGCCTGATCCTCGGTCTGTACTCGTTGCGCGTCGGTGGCGACTTCATGCACGGCCGAGTTCTTCTTCCCGTTCTGTTCTGTTTCATCGTCCCCGTCGCGGTAATTCCGGTACGAATTCCGGACCGCGCATCATGGGGCCGTAACAGGGAATCGTCGATTTTCCTGGCAATGGCTTTCCTGTGGGCCGGCACGGTCGTGTGGGCGTTTTTCGCCTCGAACACGACGGGAATGCCGGAAGGTGTCGTAATCGGACGTTCCGGAATTGTCGACGAACGCGCGTTCTACGTTCTCAACACCGGTCATGCGCACCCGATTCGCGCGGACGACTACCTGGACTACCCGCGGATGCGCGCCATGGTCCAGACCATCGCGGACACCCCCGACGGCGGCCTGCTGATCCCGTCCGCCGACTACACGTACTGGTTCGTCGTCCCACCGCCCCTTCCGATCCCGGAGGACGGCGCAGGCCATACCGTGTACTTCCTGAACCTCGGCATGACGAGCATGAACGTCGGTCTCGACGTGCGGGTGCTGGACCAGATGGGTCTGGCGTACCCGCTTGCGGCGCACACCGAGCGGCTGGACGACGGCCGTATCGGGCACGACAAAGCCCTCTACCCCGACTGGGTCGTGGTGGACACCGGAATGATCGACAAGCACCCCTGGATGCCCGGATTCCTCGACGAGGAATGGGTGACCGAGGCGCGGGTCGCGCTCACCTGTCCGGAGACGCAGGACCTGCTGACGTCGTACCGGTCCGAACTGACGTGGCCGCGTTTCAAACAGAATTTCAAGGATGCGCTGCATTTCGCGAGTTATCGATTCGAGCGCGTTCCCGCATATGAAATTCAGCGGTGCAATCTCGAGCCGCCATTCCCGGAACCGGCCAAATAG
- the glf gene encoding UDP-galactopyranose mutase → MTAATPETTAPGRYDLIVVGSGFFGLTVAERAATQLGKRVLVLDRRHHLGGNAYSEAEPETGIEIHKYGAHLFHTSNKRVWDYVTQFTEFTNYQHRVFALHKGQAYQFPMGLGLVSQFFGRYFTPDEARKLIAEQSSEIDSKEASNLEEKAISLIGRPLYEAFVRDYTAKQWQTDPKNLPAGNITRLPVRYTFDNRYFNDTYEGLPVDGYTAWLENMAKDPKIEVRLETDWFDVRDDLRAESPDAPVVYTGPLDRYFDYSEGELGWRTLDFETEVLETGDFQGTPVMNYNDADVPFTRIHEFRHFHPERDYPKDKTVIMREFSRFAESKDEPYYPINTPDDRAMLAAYRDRAKEEMSANKVLFGGRLGTYQYLDMHMAIASALSMFDNSLRPHFESGADLVGEAE, encoded by the coding sequence GTGACCGCTGCAACCCCAGAGACAACCGCCCCTGGCCGGTACGACCTCATCGTCGTCGGCTCCGGATTTTTCGGACTGACCGTCGCCGAGCGTGCAGCAACACAGCTGGGTAAGCGTGTGCTGGTGCTCGACCGCCGTCATCACCTGGGCGGAAACGCCTATTCGGAGGCCGAGCCCGAGACCGGCATCGAGATCCACAAGTACGGAGCGCACCTGTTCCACACCTCGAACAAGAGGGTGTGGGACTACGTCACCCAGTTCACCGAATTCACGAACTACCAGCACCGGGTGTTCGCGCTGCACAAGGGCCAGGCGTACCAGTTCCCGATGGGTCTGGGTCTGGTGTCGCAGTTCTTCGGGCGCTACTTCACCCCGGACGAGGCGCGGAAGCTGATCGCCGAACAGTCCTCCGAGATCGACTCCAAGGAGGCGTCGAACCTGGAGGAGAAGGCGATCTCCCTGATCGGCCGGCCGCTGTACGAGGCGTTCGTGCGCGACTACACCGCCAAGCAGTGGCAGACGGACCCGAAGAATCTGCCCGCGGGCAACATCACCCGCCTGCCGGTGCGGTACACGTTCGACAACCGCTACTTCAACGACACGTACGAGGGCCTGCCCGTCGACGGCTACACCGCGTGGCTCGAGAACATGGCGAAGGACCCGAAGATCGAGGTCCGGCTGGAGACCGACTGGTTCGACGTCCGCGACGACCTGCGCGCCGAGAGCCCCGACGCCCCCGTCGTCTACACGGGCCCCCTCGACCGCTACTTCGACTACTCCGAGGGCGAGCTGGGCTGGCGCACCCTCGACTTCGAGACCGAGGTGCTCGAGACCGGCGACTTCCAGGGAACGCCGGTCATGAACTACAACGACGCCGACGTGCCCTTCACCCGGATCCACGAGTTCCGCCACTTCCACCCGGAGCGGGACTACCCGAAGGACAAGACGGTCATCATGCGGGAGTTCTCGCGGTTCGCGGAGAGCAAGGACGAGCCGTACTACCCGATCAACACCCCGGACGACCGCGCGATGCTCGCCGCCTACCGCGACCGCGCGAAGGAGGAGATGTCCGCGAACAAGGTCCTGTTCGGCGGCCGTCTCGGCACCTACCAGTACCTGGACATGCACATGGCGATCGCCAGCGCGCTGTCGATGTTCGACAACTCCCTGCGTCCGCATTTCGAATCCGGTGCGGACCTGGTGGGGGAGGCCGAATGA